DNA sequence from the Drosophila sechellia strain sech25 chromosome 3L, ASM438219v1, whole genome shotgun sequence genome:
GGCACTCGAGGGACGCGACGAGGGCTCATTCAAGACTATCAAGCCGTGCTACTTTGCCTCCGCCCTGGCCATCATCAGTTGCTCCTTGCGTCCCTTGAACCAATGGAACTCTTACCGCATCGATAGGGTCATCAATAATGCCAAGGCCATTTCCAAGGGTGTCTGCGAATTGGAATCAGTTTTCGAACGGGTGGTCCGCCACGTTACCATTGATGATTACGAGTTTGACATCTGGATCCGTTGCTTTGAGCCGGCTGGCATGTGGACTCCTACCCCGGTGAAGAAACCTGGCACTCCGGAAGTAGGTCTCATGATCTTCAAGAAGAAGTTCGGCAAGCTATTGAACCTGCGGAAATATATGATTATCTTCACGCCCAATGGAAGTTATGCCATCTATCACGACGAGTTCTTCCACGTCTTTGATCCCTACGGCAGTATGGAGAAACCTGGacaggatgaggaggaggagaacgAGGGCGATGAGGAGGGCGGTAAGAAGAAGAAAAGATGCCCAAAGGGACCTAAGAGGTGGCCCGAAAGGAATACTGCCTCCTGGGTTCTGCTCTATGATGTTGATTCCCTGCTTAAGTACATCGACGAACGGAGTGCCGTGAAGAACTGGAAGGAGAAGAACCAGTATAGGTTCTTCGTGGTTGATGTCCTGTCACACAAAAAGGCCGCACCGAATGCCAGAATCCTTCAGCTGCTTACCGATCTCTCGATCCCAATGACATGTACAAATAAGCAGTATGGCAGACCGGAATACGAGATTTGTGCCACCAATGAATCCCTGGGATGGCTAGAACTGGAGAACTGCCTGCCCGTGTGGAGCAGATTGAATCGACGGAATACGGCGGGCAAGTATCGCAACCTGCCCATCAGCAAGATAAAGAAGTTCGACGTCGAGATCGAGGGTCGCCTATGGTCCCTGTGGGGCAATCTCCATCCAGAGGCTCCTGTCTTCGAGGACGAGGTAAGAGGTCGTCAGTATCTGGGCTGCTATGTGATGGCCTGCTGTGCGGCCAGCGTTTATCGGTTGATGGACTGGAGTCCACATCTTCTCGACACCATTGTGGTCAGCGGAAGCACCTATTTCAAGGAGAGCATCGATCAGATCAGCAAGGAGGACTACGAATTCTCGCTGGAGAACCTCAACATCGACTGCTCTATGGACACCATCAACTTTGTGGTGCATATCGAGCACGTGTGTTACGGAAAACTGTATCGGGTCCCCACGTTCAATCGAATGAATCTATCCGAGGCCCTGATCTACTTCTTCAGCCACTATCAGTTCGGAATTGTGAGTGTGCGAAAGCGGTCACTGGCCATTGGGTTCTGCCCCAGCCACGATGGCGGATACTTTATGTACGATTGCCAGGAGAAGGATCATCCACTGTTCCCCAAGCAGCAAGGTGCTTCCTACATGCTGCGCACCCGGCACCTACAGGTCCTCCTCTACTGCGTAGTGGTCACGCTAAATGTGCCATTCTACAACATAGACTTCAGCATCCACAAGGTAGAGATGTTGCGCGAAGGAGCCACCGTGGAGAACGAAGAGGAGGAGGGTGGCGAAGAGGGAGGTGCTTGACGGGATTTAGCAGGAACAGTCGCTTGGTATTTGTTGGCTATGGATCTCTAAATTCTTTTTTACTCATTGTTTGGATAAAATTTATGGAaagtattaataatatatataatctctttttaatttgatagTTTTGATTAGCTCCAAAggttaattaaaacaaagagCAAATACAAACACTTCAGATGTGACTAATATAATTCAGATAGGATTACCTAAAGCATAGTCGTCCTCAAATTCGAAATTTAATATGCTCTTTAAGAACTAAGATAAACATTTAACAACAATCGATGTCGTCATTGGGTGACTCGATTTTGAGTGACTCAATGCCGCAGACGACGCTGTTCCTCGGCTTGTTTGTAGTGATAGCCATCGGCACGGAGTTCGTGGGCGGGCTCCGGTTCCAGCTGTTCTTGGGTCTCCACATCGGAGGGAGCCATGGGCTGCTGAACATCCAGAACGTATGTTggttgctgctcctcctgcacTTGCTGCTCCTGCAGTTGTTggggctgctgctcctgggGCGCATCGTGCATCTGGATCTGCTGCATCTGCTCCTGATATTGCTGGTAGGTCAGCTGCTGCTCAGAAACTGGTGCGGGAGGCAGGTAACGGTGGGCGAGCTCTGGCTGTTGCTGGAACTTCTCCATGACAGCTTCCTGGGGTGTCATCACTTCGATCTGGGGCATCATCATTTGCTCAATGGCCATCTGAACTGGAACTGCTACGGGTGCAGGTGCAGGTGGCAGGTAGCGAGAGGAGGGCATGGCTTCTTGCTGATCTACT
Encoded proteins:
- the LOC6616437 gene encoding glutenin, low molecular weight subunit, which codes for IGCRRRRSPLKLYSYKYHNFDLFRHQTLHSHTSNKMKTYVLTLALCACLAAADVSHLQPSTSYLPPPRPEHAVSMSIEQQELRELPEQVEYMRPNEQGQMEPMPSSLLTPPAAVDQQEAMPSSRYLPPAPAPVAVPVQMAIEQMMMPQIEVMTPQEAVMEKFQQQPELAHRYLPPAPVSEQQLTYQQYQEQMQQIQMHDAPQEQQPQQLQEQQVQEEQQPTYVLDVQQPMAPSDVETQEQLEPEPAHELRADGYHYKQAEEQRRLRH